TCCGACTCTCCCAATCGGGCCAGCAGTGTGAGGCCGTCCATCCTGGGCATGTTGAGGTCCGTCAACACAAGCGAGATTTCAGGATCGGCCTCGACGGCGCGGAGCGCCTCCTGCCCGTCGCCGGCGAACGTGAAGCTCCATGCGCTGGCGACCAGTTGACGGCGGAATTTCTGCCGCATCAGCAGCTCCATCTCGGGCTCGTCGTCCACCACGAGGATTCTCACAGGGCCACTCTCCGGGCCGGCGAGAATCGGTTCCGTCTCGCCCCAAGCGGGCGCCTCGGACTCGAGCACGGCGTGGGCGAGCGCCGAACGGTCGGCAAACCGCTGCTGGACCGATTTGAGGTCTCGAATCAGTTCCTCCATCGACGCATACCGGGCGTCGGCGGGTTTTGAAAGGGCCTTCTCGATCAGGCGCGCCAGCTGAAGCGGAACGCCGGCGCGCAACCCCGTCACCGGCTGGGGGTCCACGTTCAGCACAGCGTACAACGCGGCGTGCCGGTAATCGCCCGGAAACGCGCGTTCGCCGGCGATCATCTCGTACAACACAGCGCCCAGGCTCCAGATATCGACCCGATGATCGATCGTTTCCCCCCGGGCCTGCTCGGGCGCCATGTAGGCCGCGGTGCCGAGGAGTGTACCGATTCGCGTGATGCGCTCGCCGCCAGAAAACCTCGCAAGCCCGAAGTCGAGGATCTTGACCCGGTCGTTGCCAACGACCATGATGTTCGCCGGCTTTATGTCTCGGTGGACGATCCCGCGCAGATGGGCGTGCGCCAGGCCTTCCGCGGTCTGCACGGCGAGGTCGAGCGCTACATTGATCGGCAACGAGCCGCCGGCGAGCCGGGCGTCCAGCGTCTCCCCATCGTAATACCCCATGACGATGAAAAAATGGCCATCCGCCGTCTCGTTGACCTCGTACACCGTGCAGATGTTGTCGTGGTCGAGGGCCGAGGACGCGCGCGCTTCCTGCATGAATCGGCGTCGGGCCTGCTCATCTTCCTTCAGCAGCGGAGGCAAAAACTTGAGGGCCACCGTGCGATGCAGTCGGGTATCCTCCGCCTTGTACACCACGCCCATCCCACCGCTGCCGAGATGCTGAACGACCCGGTAATGGGCGACATCCTTCCCGACCAACAGGAAAGGATCGGGCGAAAAGTCGCCGGAGACCTGATTCCCCGCGGCTTTACCCTGATCTACTTTTTCCAGACCGCGGAATTTTGGAAAGCGGTTGGCGTCCAGCCGTTTGAAGTACGCCGGCGCCTGCGAATACGCCGCCAGGATCGCCTCCACCTCGGCCCGGAGCCCCGTATCCGAGCCGCACGCCTCGTTCAGGAAATCAACACGCTCCTCGGGCGGCAGCGCCAGGACGCTAACGACCAGTTCACTCAAATCATGCCAGCTTTCGGAGTCCATCTGTGCGGGCCGTGAAGCAACGTTGTGTTTGGCTGTAGGGGCACGAAATGGTGTGTCCGCCTATCGCTTCCCCACGGCATAACATACGGTCCTGCCGCGATCATCACAATGTCGTGAGGGCATGCCGCCTGAATTCAGACTCGCCGTACCAAAAAAAGGCCGGCCCCCGCACTGCGCG
This DNA window, taken from Rhodothermales bacterium, encodes the following:
- a CDS encoding SpoIIE family protein phosphatase, which codes for MDSESWHDLSELVVSVLALPPEERVDFLNEACGSDTGLRAEVEAILAAYSQAPAYFKRLDANRFPKFRGLEKVDQGKAAGNQVSGDFSPDPFLLVGKDVAHYRVVQHLGSGGMGVVYKAEDTRLHRTVALKFLPPLLKEDEQARRRFMQEARASSALDHDNICTVYEVNETADGHFFIVMGYYDGETLDARLAGGSLPINVALDLAVQTAEGLAHAHLRGIVHRDIKPANIMVVGNDRVKILDFGLARFSGGERITRIGTLLGTAAYMAPEQARGETIDHRVDIWSLGAVLYEMIAGERAFPGDYRHAALYAVLNVDPQPVTGLRAGVPLQLARLIEKALSKPADARYASMEELIRDLKSVQQRFADRSALAHAVLESEAPAWGETEPILAGPESGPVRILVVDDEPEMELLMRQKFRRQLVASAWSFTFAGDGQEALRAVEADPEISLVLTDLNMPRMDGLTLLARLGESDRSLKTVVVSAYGDLKNIRTAMNRGAFDFITKPIDFSDLEITIEKTWRDLQLHRKARRAQQQVAAIQQEMEVARRIQEAILPLSFPERKNVGVYAFTTTARDVSGTFYDFFEWDDGRLGFVMGDAAGKGVSAALFMAMSHTFLKSAGRQYDSPGACLSAMNRLLFPEGFSDQAVTVFYGVLDPASGIVEYANAGHPAPYVLAAGGRVEPLDDADAAPPIWRQPVYDYPTRQLSLRPGDGLFLVTKGVTRALNAQGRAFSAERLAARLLEDHDAEPARLIRAVVRAVMDHAGDTPLAHDLTVLALRYRG